One genomic segment of Oncorhynchus nerka isolate Pitt River linkage group LG16, Oner_Uvic_2.0, whole genome shotgun sequence includes these proteins:
- the LOC115118275 gene encoding complement C1q tumor necrosis factor-related protein 1-like produces the protein MKVGGGPPPSSLCAWVVLLILVESGEPYRTPYDQEQGQNRDRDRESTDSRTDTRDYHRDARPDTRTDTRDYHRDARPDTWDYHRDASEVRGKECQRCCDPGEEVRTQSANPQYPQHYPQYQAVPQINITILKGEKGDSGQRGPYGKSGKSGQSGPRGPNGIKGTKGSIGTPGDPCKVQYAAFSVGRKKAIHSNDYYQTLVFDTELVNLYGHFNMFTGKFYCYVPGIYYFSLNVHTWNQKETYVHVMHNEREVVILYAQSSDRSIMQSQSLMLELERDDQVWVRLFKGERENAIFSDDFDTYITFNGHLIKPKSEG, from the exons ATGAAAGTGGGTGGTGGGCCTCCACCCTCTTCCCTGTGTGCGTGGGTGGTGCTGCTTATTTTGGTGGAGTCAGGTGAACCCTACCGGACCCCATACGACCAGGAACAAGGCcagaacagagacagggacagagagagtacagactcCAGGACAGACACCAGGGACTACCACAGAGATGCCAGGCCAGACACCAGGACAGACACCAGGGACTACCACAGAGATGCCAGGCCAGACACCTGGGACTACCACAGAGATGCCAG TGAGGTGAGGGGTAAAGAGTGTCAGCGGTGCTGTGACCCCGGAGAGGAGGTCCGTACTCAGTCTGCCAACCCCCAGTACCCACAACACTACCCACAGTACCAGGCGGTGCCACAGATCAACATAACCATCCTCAAAG GTGAGAAGGGGGACAGCGGCCAGCGAGGGCCCTACGGTAAATCTGGCAAGTCCGGCCAGTCCGGCCCTCGTGGGCCCAATGGCATCAAGGGCACCAAGGGGAGCATAGGGACCCCGGGTGACCCCTGCAAGGTCCAGTACGCTGCCTTCTCCGTGGGCCGCAAGAAGGCCATCCACTCCAACGACTACTACCAGACCTTAGTGTTCGACACTGAGCTCGTCAACCTCTATGGACACTTCAACATGTTCACCGGCAAGTTCTACTGCTACGTGCCGGGAATCTACTACTTCAGCCTGAACGTGCACACGTGGAACCAGAAGGAGACGTACGTGCACGTGATGCATAACGAGAGAGAGGTGGTGATCCTGTACGCCCAGTCCAGTGACCGGAGCATCATGCAGAGCCAGAGCCTGATgctagagctggagagagacgaCCAGGTGTGGGTCCGGCTGttcaaaggagagagggagaacgccATCTTCAGCGATGACTTTGATACCTACATCACCTTCAATGGACACCTTATCAAGCCCAAGAGCGAGGGGTAG